The genome window ACCATCGGGCCGGTCCAGAGCCACTCTGAGAACGCCTATGTCGATGAACGTAACCGAGATCATGAAGCATCTGCCGCATCGCTACCCGATGCTGCTCGTCGACCGAATCGTCGAATTCGAACCGGGCAAACGGTGCGTCGGTTTGAAGAATGTGACGATGAATGAGGCGTTCTTCCAGGGCCACTACCCAGGCTTGCCCATCATGCCGGGCGTGCTCATCATCGAAGCGATTGCCCAGGCAGGCGCAGTGATTCTGCTCTCCGAAGAGAGGTTCGCGGGGCTGGTCCCCGTCATCGGCGCAATCGATGCCGTCAAGTTTCGGCGACCGGTGGTACCGGGCGACCAGTTGTTGAGCGAAGTCGAGCTGATGTGGTTCAAGAGTGGCGTCGGTCGCATCAAAGGGACCGCGCGGGTGGATGGTGAAGTCGCCGCGTCCATCGAGTTGACTTTCAAACTGTCCAGGGGGCAGGGACTCTAAAGTGACTGAAGTTCACCCGACTGCCGTCGTTGAACCCGGAGCTGAGCTAGGATCCGGAGTCAAGGTCGGACCGTTTTGCCACGTTGAAGCCGGGGCAGTGCTGGGTGACGGGTGCAAGCTGGAGTCGTATGCGACGGTGCGGAATGGCACCACTATGGGTGCGCGCAATACGGTTTGCCAAGGCGCGGTCATCGGAGGCGATCCCCAGGACCGAAAGTACAGCGGCGAGCCGACTTTCCTGCGCATCGGCGAGGACAATACGTTCCGCGAGTACGTCACGATCCACCGCGCCACGGGCGAGGGGAATTCCACCGTCGTCGGGAGCCGATGCTTCCTCATGGCGTTTGTCCATTTGGGCCACAACTGTCATCTGATGGACGACATCACCATCGCGAACAACGTCGGATTGGCGGGCCACGTCACGGTCGAGAGTCTGTCCAGCATCATGGGCATGACCGGTGTGCACCAGTTCGCCCGAGTGGGGCGCGCCGCCTTCGTGGCGGGCATGAGCCGGATTGTGAAGGACTGTCCGCCGTTCATGATCTCGGGCGGCATGGATCAACAAGTTTACGATATCAACGCGATTGGCCTTCGACGGCTGGGCATTGGCCAAGAGACCCGCCTCGCGCTGCACAAAGTCTGCAAGCTCATGTTTAAGAGCCAGCTTTCGTTCCGGCACGCGCTCGAGGTTGTCCTCCGAGAAGTCAACCAGCTTCCGGAAGTCGAGGAGCTGGTCAAGTTCGCCGAGCGCTCTGCCGCAGGTAAGAACGGTCGCCAAGACCAGCCATGAGGCTGCTGATCTCCGCGGGCGAGGCGAGCGGAGACGCTTACGCCGCTGCGCTGGTACAGGGTCTTCACTCCTCCAACGCGCCCTTCGAATCGATCACTGGTATCGGCGGGCGAAAGCTCGCGGCAACGGGCGTGCCGTTGCTGGCAGACTCTTCGGACTGGGGGGCCATTGGCATCCTGGAAGCAGTGAGAGTCGGACCGCGCGTTTACAAGCAGTCGCGTCCGATGGTCCGCGCGCTGAGCCAGGGGCCTCCGGGCCTTTTCATCCCCATCGACTTTGGCTACCTAAACGTGAGTCTCGCACGGTCCGCAAAGGCGCTTGGCTGGAAGGTCCTGTACTTCGCTCCCCCGGGGAGCTGGCGACGGGGCAAACAAGGCAAGCATCTGCCCGAGATCACCGACGCGATCGTAACTCAGTTCTCTTGGTCAGCCCAGCTCCTCAAGGATGCGGGCGCAAACGCGCACTGGTTCGGCCACCCGCTGAAAGAAATGCTCGCCGAGATCGTTTCTCCCGAGGCACGCACGGGCATCGCCATTCTCCCCGGCAGCCGGACCCACGAGGTCAAGTACAACCTGCAGGCGATCATTCCCGCCATCGCAGGTCTTCCCGGTCCGTTCCGCGTGGCCGTCGCGGCCTCCATTGATGCGGGCGCGCTCAGGGCCAAGTGGGAATCGATGGGTGGCCCGACCGAGGTCCACTGGGAGACTCAGGGGGCGGCACGTGCCCTCGCGTCGTCTCGGGTCGCCGTCGTTTGCAGCGGCACCGCAACTTTGGAAGCGGCGCTCGTGGCGTGCCCCAGCGTCGTGGTCTACCGAGGATCGCGCCTGATGGAGATGGAGTATCGGCTGCGCAAACCCAAGTTTGAGTTCATCGCGCTGCCGAACTTACTGATGCAGCGTGAGGTCGTTCCGGAGTTGCTGCAGCACCAGGCGTCCCCTGCCCGGATTCGCCACGAGCTCGACTCACTCCTCCGCAATCCCGAAAAGCAGCTTGCGGCCTTCGCGGAGCTCAACGAGGTGCTCGGTCCGACCGAGGGAATCTCGGGAGCGGTGAAGCTCGCCATCGACATGGCGCAGTCGGCATAAAAAATCCCGCATCAGACCGGAGTCTCAAGCGGGACTTGGTTCGCGCGGCGCGCGGGGTTAAGCCTGATCGGCGTAGACGCTGATGCGACGCTTGTTGTCCGGACCTTCGAACTTCACGATGCCATCGACAAGCGCGAAGAGCGTGAAGTCGTTGCCTCGGCCACAGTTTGCGCCAGGGTGGAACTGGGTGCCACGCTGACGAACTAGGATGGTTCCAGCCTTCACGACCTGTCCTGCATAGCGCTTCACACCGAGCCGCTTGGAATTCGAATCGCGACCATTGCGCGAGGAGCCTTGACCTTTTTTATGTGCCATGAGTCGTTACTTGCCTCCCACCACTTCGAGCACGCGCAGGGTCGTCTGCGGCTGGCGATGACCCCATCGCTTGCGCTCGTTCTTCTTGGGTTTGTAGTTGAAGCCGTTGATCTTCGGGCCTTTGGCTTGGCGGACGATCTCAGCCGTCACCTTGGCACCGGTCACAAACGGGGAGCCGAGTTTGACCTTCGCGCCGTCGCAGACCATCACGACCGAATCCAGGTCGATCTTCGTTCCTGGCTCGCCTTCGATCTTCTCAACGATGATCAGCTCGCTCTTCTCAGCCTTGTATTGCTTTCCGCCCGTCTTAACAATTGCGTACATGGTTCCAAAAATTCCCGTCGGGATTGTCGAGTCAGACAAGCGTCCGAGTCGCAATTCGAAAGTATGACACAGACTCGCGGGCGGCTGCAAGCGATTCGAGCGGCTTTCCGCCTTGAACTGTGCTACCATCCATCCAGAGGAAAGCTTGCAAAGGATGGCAAAACGACTTCTCGCCGTAGTATTTCTCGCGTCCGCCGTGGGCGTGGGTCTCTATTTCAGCTCTGCCCCCCGCGTGCAGCGTCACAAGCAGGCCGAATCAGCCAGGGCCGCCGACGCATCCATGCGTCAATCGCAAGCCGAAGCGGCCCGACTCTCTGAGGACCGCGCGCGGCTGCAAAGTCCCGCAGGCCGTGAAGAGGCGGCCCGAACGCGCGGCTATCTCAAGCCCGGAGAGAAGCGTCTCGATTCACGGTGACATCCGTCGCTCTCGGTCGTCCAACTCTCGACCATGACGCTCGCCACACTCGTTTGTCTTGCCGCGCTCGCCCCTCCTCGCGAGCAAGTGACACTCGTCTTTAAGCCCGCACTCAACGACAAAGCGACCTACGAACGAACGATGGCGTT of Chthonomonas sp. contains these proteins:
- the fabZ gene encoding 3-hydroxyacyl-ACP dehydratase FabZ, with amino-acid sequence MSMNVTEIMKHLPHRYPMLLVDRIVEFEPGKRCVGLKNVTMNEAFFQGHYPGLPIMPGVLIIEAIAQAGAVILLSEERFAGLVPVIGAIDAVKFRRPVVPGDQLLSEVELMWFKSGVGRIKGTARVDGEVAASIELTFKLSRGQGL
- the rpmA gene encoding 50S ribosomal protein L27; this translates as MAHKKGQGSSRNGRDSNSKRLGVKRYAGQVVKAGTILVRQRGTQFHPGANCGRGNDFTLFALVDGIVKFEGPDNKRRISVYADQA
- the rplU gene encoding 50S ribosomal protein L21, producing the protein MYAIVKTGGKQYKAEKSELIIVEKIEGEPGTKIDLDSVVMVCDGAKVKLGSPFVTGAKVTAEIVRQAKGPKINGFNYKPKKNERKRWGHRQPQTTLRVLEVVGGK
- the lpxA gene encoding acyl-ACP--UDP-N-acetylglucosamine O-acyltransferase, whose translation is MTEVHPTAVVEPGAELGSGVKVGPFCHVEAGAVLGDGCKLESYATVRNGTTMGARNTVCQGAVIGGDPQDRKYSGEPTFLRIGEDNTFREYVTIHRATGEGNSTVVGSRCFLMAFVHLGHNCHLMDDITIANNVGLAGHVTVESLSSIMGMTGVHQFARVGRAAFVAGMSRIVKDCPPFMISGGMDQQVYDINAIGLRRLGIGQETRLALHKVCKLMFKSQLSFRHALEVVLREVNQLPEVEELVKFAERSAAGKNGRQDQP